The following nucleotide sequence is from Deltaproteobacteria bacterium.
AAACGTTTCGCAACGAACGGGGGTGTGACTAGAATTCACAAACACGCGCCCCAATAAAAGACCGGACAGTGTAGTCCTGGAAGATGCGCGCAGGAAATATGCATTTCTGTATGGCTTTCAGCTCACTGTTTTGATGGAAAAGGATACTGTATGTCTTCGGGACCTCATTTTATGGCGAACTCTACCCCTAATAATAAAGAAAGGCAAGCTTATGCTTGCCCTTCTTGAAAACGCTTGATTGTGCTTTTAGACGGAGATAGGAAACTATGCGCTGAGTCGGCGCTCCGCAACCTTGAGGCGAACTATCGCTCGTCTCAACTCTACCTCCGCCTGAAGGAAGTCGAGACCTTCCTGTTTCGCCTTTCGAAGGCGTTCCTCAGCCCTTTCGCGAGCCCGCCTGGCGCGATCCACATCGATATCCCGGGCCGCCTCGGCCGCTTCGGCCAAGATGGTTACCTTTTCCGATTGGACCTCGACATAACCGCCGCTAATGGCAAAGTAATTCGTCTCGCTTCCGTCACGATAGTACATCTCTCCGATGCGCAGGGAGGTCAGGAAAGGAATATGACCAGGCAATACACCGAATTCACCATCATAGCCTGGTGCAACCACAATGTCGACCTCCCGGCTGGCTACCACTCTATCCGGAGTGACCACCTCAAGTAGAATCTTGTTTGCCATACCGTTCCTTTTAGTCTTGAGCGAGACGTTTGGCCTTCTCGATGGCTTGCTCTATCGTGCCGACCATGTAAAAAGCTTGTTCGGGAAGATCGTCGTGCTTGCCTTGAACGATTTCCTTGAACGCCCGAACCGTGTCCGCAACCTTCACATATGCGCCCTTTTGTCCTGTAAATTCCTCCGCCACGTGAAAGGGCTGAGAAAGAAATCGTTGGATCTTGCGGGCGCGGGAAACCGTCAGTTTGTCTTCGTCAGAGAGCTCGTCCATACCGAGAATGGCGATGATATCCTGAAGGTCTTTGTACTTCTGGAGAATCTGCTGGACCTGCCTTGCGGTCGAGTAATGCTCCTCGCCAAGTACGTTGGGGTCCAGGATTCGTGACGTGGAATCCAACGGATCCACGGCCGGATAGATTCCCAGCTCGACGATCTGCCTGGAGAGAACCACGGTTCCATCCAAATGGGAGAAGGTCGTAGCCGGCGCCGGGTCCGTGAGGTCGTCGGCAGGGACGTACACACACTGGA
It contains:
- a CDS encoding F0F1 ATP synthase subunit epsilon, translating into MANKILLEVVTPDRVVASREVDIVVAPGYDGEFGVLPGHIPFLTSLRIGEMYYRDGSETNYFAISGGYVEVQSEKVTILAEAAEAARDIDVDRARRARERAEERLRKAKQEGLDFLQAEVELRRAIVRLKVAERRLSA